In Janibacter cremeus, a genomic segment contains:
- a CDS encoding histidinol-phosphate transaminase: MIEQLLRPELRGRTPYGAPQLDVDVQLNTNESSYPVPDEVVRAVSAALHEELSGLNRYPDREFTALREALRDYLAKHAGVSFRPEQLWAGNGSNEVLQHLVQAFGGPGRTALGFTPAYSMHPIITETLGTRWVDGQRDAQTFDLTVESAVEQAREVDPHLVFLCSPNNPTGSALPFEVIEAMLEAAPRALVVVDEAYAEFARPGTPTALSLLADHPRLVVTRTMSKAFTLAGGRLGYLAAGPDIIDALRLVRLPYHLSTPTQTLARIALEHADLLLTTVEAIKEQRDRIVTELTELGLAPVPSDANFVFFGGLADAPATWQALLEDGVLVRDVGIAHHLRVTAGTPQETSRFLAAMARLVPAHMMTKENP, encoded by the coding sequence ATGATCGAACAGCTGCTGCGTCCCGAGCTGCGCGGACGCACGCCATACGGAGCGCCCCAGCTGGACGTCGACGTCCAGCTGAACACCAACGAGTCCTCGTACCCGGTTCCCGACGAGGTCGTGCGAGCGGTCTCCGCGGCACTGCACGAGGAACTCAGCGGGTTGAATCGGTACCCCGATCGTGAGTTCACCGCCTTGCGCGAGGCCCTCAGGGACTACTTGGCGAAACACGCCGGTGTCTCCTTTCGACCCGAGCAGCTGTGGGCCGGCAACGGCAGCAACGAGGTCCTGCAGCACCTCGTCCAGGCCTTCGGTGGTCCCGGGCGGACCGCGCTGGGCTTCACCCCCGCCTACTCGATGCACCCGATCATCACCGAGACGCTCGGCACCCGTTGGGTCGATGGGCAGCGGGACGCGCAGACCTTCGACCTCACGGTCGAGTCCGCGGTGGAGCAGGCACGGGAGGTCGATCCGCACCTGGTCTTCCTCTGCTCGCCCAACAACCCGACCGGGTCGGCCCTGCCCTTCGAGGTCATCGAGGCGATGCTCGAGGCCGCTCCGCGCGCGCTGGTGGTCGTCGACGAGGCCTACGCCGAATTCGCCCGCCCCGGCACGCCGACCGCGCTGTCACTGCTCGCCGACCACCCGCGGTTGGTCGTCACCCGCACCATGAGCAAGGCCTTCACCCTCGCCGGTGGACGCCTGGGCTACCTCGCGGCGGGCCCGGACATCATCGACGCCCTGCGTCTGGTGCGCCTGCCGTACCACCTGTCCACACCCACGCAGACTCTCGCCCGCATCGCGCTCGAGCACGCCGACCTCCTCCTCACCACGGTCGAGGCGATCAAGGAGCAGCGCGACCGCATCGTCACCGAGCTCACCGAGCTCGGCCTGGCCCCCGTCCCCAGCGACGCCAACTTCGTGTTCTTCGGCGGCCTCGCCGATGCCCCGGCGACGTGGCAGGCTCTGCTCGAGGACGGCGTGCTCGTCCGTGACGTGGGGATCGCACACCACCTGCGCGTCACGGCCGGCACCCCGCAGGAGACGAGCCGCTTCCTGGCGGCCATGGCCCGGCTCGTCCCCGCCCACATGATGACGAAGGAGAACCCGTGA
- the hisB gene encoding imidazoleglycerol-phosphate dehydratase HisB, translating to MSSQSRTATVRRGTSESRVEVSVDLDGSGVGDVSTGVRFYDHMLLSLAKHSLIDLTVSADGDVDVDAHHTVEDVAIVLGQAVREALGDKSGISRFGDATVPLDEALVHAVVDVAGRPYVVHTGEPVGQEYVIIGGNFVGSLTRHVMESFAYNAGIALHVRVLAGRDPHHVVEAQFKALARALRSAVAHDPRVSGIPSAKGAL from the coding sequence GTGAGCAGCCAGTCCCGCACCGCCACAGTGCGTCGAGGTACGTCCGAGTCCCGCGTCGAGGTGAGCGTCGACCTCGACGGCTCCGGCGTCGGCGACGTCTCGACCGGGGTGCGCTTCTACGACCACATGCTGCTGTCGCTGGCCAAGCACAGCCTCATCGACCTCACCGTCAGCGCCGACGGTGACGTGGACGTCGACGCCCACCACACCGTCGAGGACGTCGCGATCGTCCTCGGGCAGGCGGTCAGGGAGGCGCTCGGTGACAAGAGCGGCATCAGCCGGTTCGGTGACGCCACCGTCCCACTCGACGAGGCACTCGTGCACGCGGTCGTCGACGTCGCCGGTCGCCCCTACGTCGTGCACACCGGCGAGCCCGTCGGGCAGGAGTACGTGATCATCGGCGGCAACTTCGTCGGGTCACTGACGCGCCACGTCATGGAGTCCTTCGCGTACAACGCCGGCATCGCGCTGCACGTGCGCGTCCTGGCCGGACGCGACCCGCACCACGTGGTCGAGGCCCAGTTCAAGGCCCTGGCCAGGGCCTTGAGGTCCGCGGTCGCCCATGACCCGCGGGTCAGCGGCATCCCGAGCGCCAAGGGCGCGCTGTAG
- the hisH gene encoding imidazole glycerol phosphate synthase subunit HisH, which produces MTRPRVSVLDHGSGNVHSVVRALAHVGADVELTAERNRVLAADGLLVPGVGNFHACMAGLEAVGGGALIDARLAGGRPVLGVCVGMQVMFEGSDEPSGTAPARAGLGQWPGTVTRLRAPVVPHMGWSTTTPAAGSVLFGGIEDERFYFVHSYGVAAWDLRVAPGGLAATAPRVTWSEHGAPFVAAVENGPLSATQFHPEKSGDAGLHLLKNWVMSL; this is translated from the coding sequence GTGACCAGGCCCCGTGTGAGCGTGCTCGACCACGGCTCCGGCAACGTGCACTCGGTCGTGCGCGCCCTCGCCCATGTCGGCGCCGACGTCGAGCTGACGGCCGAGCGCAACCGTGTCCTCGCCGCGGACGGGCTCCTCGTCCCCGGTGTCGGCAACTTCCACGCCTGCATGGCCGGCCTCGAGGCGGTCGGCGGCGGAGCTCTCATCGATGCCCGGTTGGCCGGGGGACGCCCTGTCCTGGGAGTGTGCGTCGGGATGCAGGTGATGTTCGAGGGGTCCGACGAGCCGAGCGGGACCGCTCCGGCCAGGGCGGGTCTGGGGCAGTGGCCGGGGACCGTCACCCGGCTGCGAGCGCCCGTCGTCCCGCACATGGGATGGTCGACGACCACCCCGGCCGCGGGCAGCGTGCTCTTCGGCGGCATCGAGGACGAGCGCTTCTACTTCGTCCACTCCTACGGGGTGGCCGCCTGGGACCTGCGCGTGGCGCCCGGAGGGCTGGCCGCGACCGCCCCTCGGGTCACGTGGAGCGAGCACGGGGCCCCCTTCGTCGCGGCCGTCGAGAACGGCCCGTTGTCCGCAACGCAGTTCCACCCGGAGAAGTCCGGGGACGCGGGACTGCACCTTCTGAAGAACTGGGTGATGTCACTGTGA
- the priA gene encoding bifunctional 1-(5-phosphoribosyl)-5-((5-phosphoribosylamino)methylideneamino)imidazole-4-carboxamide isomerase/phosphoribosylanthranilate isomerase PriA — MTTTETARLELLPAVDVREGRAVQLQQGISGSGWDFGDPLQAARAWQEEGAEWIHLVDLDAAFGEGSNRDLLAGIVGRLDLKVELSGGIRDQASLTAALDSGCARVNLGTAALENPEWTARAIAEHGDRIAVGLDVRGTTLAARGWTREGGDLWETLARLDSEGCTRYVVTDVAKDGMLAGPNLELLRSVCQATPAKVVASGGVTTREDVVALRELVPVGVEGAIIGSALYKGTVTLTEALDAAGRP; from the coding sequence GTGACCACGACCGAGACCGCACGGCTGGAGCTGCTTCCCGCCGTCGACGTGCGCGAGGGGCGGGCCGTGCAGCTGCAGCAGGGCATCTCCGGCTCGGGCTGGGACTTCGGCGACCCCCTGCAGGCTGCCCGGGCCTGGCAGGAGGAGGGCGCCGAGTGGATCCACCTGGTCGACCTCGACGCGGCCTTCGGCGAAGGGAGCAACCGTGACCTCCTCGCCGGGATCGTCGGCCGGCTCGACCTCAAGGTCGAGCTGAGCGGCGGGATCCGGGACCAGGCCTCGCTCACGGCGGCGCTCGACTCCGGGTGCGCCCGGGTCAACCTCGGCACCGCCGCACTGGAGAACCCCGAGTGGACGGCCCGGGCCATCGCCGAGCACGGCGACCGGATCGCGGTCGGCCTCGACGTGCGCGGCACCACGCTGGCCGCACGAGGCTGGACCCGGGAGGGCGGCGACCTCTGGGAGACACTCGCCCGTCTCGACTCCGAGGGCTGTACCCGCTACGTCGTCACCGACGTGGCGAAGGACGGCATGCTGGCCGGCCCCAACCTCGAGCTGCTGCGCAGCGTCTGCCAGGCCACCCCGGCCAAGGTCGTCGCCTCCGGTGGGGTGACGACCCGCGAGGACGTCGTCGCCCTGCGCGAGCTGGTGCCCGTCGGGGTCGAGGGGGCCATCATCGGCTCGGCGCTGTACAAGGGCACGGTGACCCTCACCGAGGCCCTCGATGCAGCGGGTCGGCCATGA
- a CDS encoding SseB family protein, translated as MTTPGDSAGVPWEGRELPTGGFEGDTGTADPALMRALTTGGEADVMRTLAKARLIVPVTAVAGELGEGVDGHVADKEGDMAVALLEHPDGRTALPVFTSMEALAAFSSTMRPVPVEASKAAQAAVGERADLMVLDCASEQAFEIRASMVWALAQQREWLPAHEDPFVEASIARVCGTHEEVTGHVLSAGAPDGQGVLQIELTLVPGLGQEGIEQLVTTMAEELATDGELRARVDGLSFAIT; from the coding sequence ATGACCACGCCCGGCGACTCGGCCGGAGTGCCGTGGGAGGGACGAGAGCTGCCCACGGGTGGATTCGAGGGTGACACCGGCACCGCCGATCCCGCTCTGATGCGGGCCCTGACCACCGGTGGCGAGGCGGACGTGATGCGTACGCTGGCGAAGGCTCGCCTGATCGTCCCCGTCACCGCGGTCGCCGGCGAGCTCGGCGAGGGCGTGGACGGCCATGTCGCCGACAAGGAGGGGGACATGGCCGTCGCCCTCCTGGAGCACCCGGACGGACGCACGGCGCTGCCCGTCTTCACCTCGATGGAGGCCCTGGCCGCCTTCAGCTCCACGATGCGGCCGGTGCCGGTCGAGGCGTCGAAGGCGGCGCAGGCAGCGGTGGGCGAGCGTGCCGACCTCATGGTGCTCGACTGCGCGAGCGAGCAGGCCTTCGAGATCCGTGCCTCGATGGTCTGGGCACTGGCCCAGCAGCGCGAGTGGTTGCCCGCGCACGAGGACCCCTTCGTCGAGGCCTCGATCGCGCGGGTGTGCGGCACCCACGAGGAGGTCACCGGCCACGTCCTCTCGGCGGGAGCACCGGACGGCCAAGGGGTGCTCCAGATCGAGCTGACCCTCGTGCCGGGCCTGGGCCAGGAGGGGATCGAGCAGCTCGTGACCACCATGGCCGAGGAGCTGGCCACCGACGGCGAGCTGCGTGCCCGGGTCGACGGGTTGAGCTTCGCCATCACCTGA
- the infC gene encoding translation initiation factor IF-3: protein MTHRAKEQHISEPRINDRIRVPEVRLVGPNGEQVGIVRVEDALRLAAEADLDLVEVAPMAKPPVAKLMDFGKYKYEAAMKAREARKNQVNTVIKEIKLRPKIDSHDYGTKKGHVERFLGAGDKVKVTIMFRGREQSRPELGFRLLQRLAEDVVELGTVESAPKQDGRNMVMVLGPTKKKSEARAEARRKKDDEAAAKAAESKDSDAPAES, encoded by the coding sequence GTGACACACCGAGCTAAGGAGCAGCACATCAGCGAGCCTCGCATCAATGACCGAATCCGCGTCCCAGAGGTGCGTTTGGTCGGCCCCAACGGGGAGCAGGTCGGCATCGTCCGCGTGGAGGATGCCCTCAGGCTCGCTGCCGAGGCGGACCTCGATCTCGTCGAGGTCGCTCCGATGGCCAAGCCGCCCGTGGCCAAGCTCATGGACTTCGGCAAGTACAAGTACGAAGCCGCCATGAAGGCGCGTGAAGCGCGCAAGAACCAGGTCAACACGGTCATCAAGGAGATCAAGCTCCGACCGAAGATCGACAGCCACGACTACGGCACCAAGAAGGGCCACGTCGAGCGCTTCCTCGGTGCCGGCGACAAGGTCAAGGTGACGATCATGTTCCGCGGACGCGAGCAGTCCCGCCCCGAGCTGGGCTTCCGGCTGCTGCAGCGTCTGGCCGAGGACGTGGTCGAGCTGGGCACCGTCGAGTCCGCCCCGAAGCAGGACGGGCGCAACATGGTCATGGTGCTCGGTCCGACGAAGAAGAAGTCCGAGGCCCGCGCCGAGGCGCGCCGCAAGAAGGACGACGAGGCAGCCGCCAAGGCAGCCGAGAGCAAGGACAGCGACGCCCCGGCCGAGTCCTGA
- the rpmI gene encoding 50S ribosomal protein L35, whose amino-acid sequence MPKNKTHSGAKKRFRVTGSGKIMRERANHVHKFHEKTPQHARRLANDVQVSKADEKKIKKLLGR is encoded by the coding sequence ATGCCGAAGAACAAGACGCACAGTGGTGCCAAGAAGCGCTTCCGGGTCACCGGCTCGGGCAAGATCATGCGCGAGCGGGCCAATCACGTCCACAAGTTCCACGAGAAGACCCCGCAGCACGCGCGGCGCCTCGCGAACGATGTCCAGGTCTCCAAGGCCGACGAGAAGAAGATCAAGAAGCTGCTCGGTCGCTGA
- the rplT gene encoding 50S ribosomal protein L20, producing MARVKRAVNAHKKRRVVLERASGYRGQRSRLYRKAREQVTHSLEYSYRDRRARKGDFRRLWIQRINAGARANGMTYNRFIQGLRGAEIEVDRRMLAELAVNDEAAFAALVEVAKANVPAADAKAQA from the coding sequence GTGGCACGCGTGAAGCGGGCGGTCAACGCCCACAAGAAGCGCCGGGTCGTTCTCGAGCGCGCGAGCGGCTACCGGGGCCAGCGGTCCCGCCTCTACCGCAAGGCCCGGGAGCAGGTCACCCACTCGCTGGAGTACAGCTACCGTGACCGCCGCGCCAGGAAGGGCGACTTCCGTCGCCTCTGGATCCAGCGGATCAACGCGGGCGCCCGCGCCAACGGGATGACCTACAACCGGTTCATCCAGGGTCTGCGCGGCGCCGAGATCGAGGTCGACCGTCGGATGCTCGCCGAGCTGGCCGTCAACGACGAGGCTGCCTTCGCCGCCCTCGTCGAGGTGGCCAAGGCCAACGTTCCGGCCGCCGACGCCAAGGCGCAGGCCTGA
- a CDS encoding TrmH family RNA methyltransferase, protein MKQVRGLSRRSVRRRTGRVLVEGPQGVREAVRFVPERIRDLYVTREAAQRYADFVGPARDRGVFVHEASEEVLAAMCDADTPQGTAAVVDWTPTTLAAVLAREPRLLVLLTHVRDPGNLGTVIRGADAAGADAVLVSEGSVDVTGPKTVRSTAGSIFHLPVVTGLDVAATLTALDDAGVRRLAADGVGERTIDEVDLTTAHAWVMGNEAWGLEPDTRQACDDVVRVPIHGHAESLNLAMATTICLYTSARSQRVP, encoded by the coding sequence GTGAAGCAGGTACGTGGGCTCTCCCGGCGTTCTGTGCGTCGGCGCACCGGCCGCGTCCTCGTCGAGGGCCCGCAAGGGGTGCGCGAAGCGGTGCGCTTCGTGCCCGAGCGGATCCGTGACCTCTACGTCACGCGGGAGGCCGCGCAGCGGTATGCAGACTTCGTCGGGCCGGCCCGCGACCGGGGTGTCTTCGTCCACGAGGCGAGCGAGGAGGTCCTCGCCGCGATGTGCGACGCCGACACGCCCCAGGGCACCGCGGCCGTCGTCGACTGGACGCCCACGACGCTGGCGGCCGTGCTCGCCCGGGAGCCCCGGCTGCTCGTGCTGCTCACCCACGTGCGCGACCCCGGCAACCTCGGTACCGTCATCCGCGGCGCGGACGCGGCCGGTGCCGACGCGGTCCTCGTCAGCGAGGGATCGGTCGACGTCACCGGTCCCAAGACCGTGCGCTCCACGGCCGGGTCGATCTTCCACCTGCCGGTCGTCACCGGCCTCGACGTCGCCGCGACCCTGACCGCGCTGGACGATGCCGGGGTGCGCCGCCTCGCGGCAGACGGGGTGGGGGAGCGGACCATCGACGAGGTCGATCTGACCACCGCACACGCCTGGGTCATGGGCAACGAGGCCTGGGGCCTGGAGCCGGACACCCGGCAGGCGTGCGACGACGTCGTGCGGGTGCCGATCCACGGCCACGCCGAGTCCCTCAACCTCGCGATGGCGACCACGATCTGCCTCTACACCTCCGCTCGGAGCCAGCGCGTGCCCTGA
- a CDS encoding low temperature requirement protein A yields the protein MATAAASNGQPVRAPRGGPARAAGRVHWMELLFDLVFVAFVGQLAHGIHGDPGWREIATFVLLFFPAWWAWVNIVAVVNLLPDLTARGLGLSMLTAMAAAGLMAAAAPEALGDRAWAFSVANAALRVVLLVLWLHRQRHASGAASRWRIWIYNGGTAALWLVAALLPLDSAVVVWAVAILVEVVMVAVSARLQPETGIAGINVEHAAERLGLFVVIVLGESVFTIVMQVSALWSPGARLTGALGFLVVALLGWTFFQYGIGTLNEGLERLARRRDFGGVVLTALLMPFLLVVGVTAMAGAISTAISAPFDTLPIGSGITLGGGLALFYLTNAVVSLRYGQPARAVVPWSIPAVGLSLVLVPASVAVPAASLLAMAAVLVLGLTGYVEVRRHAGARRGA from the coding sequence ATGGCCACAGCCGCAGCGTCGAACGGGCAGCCCGTCCGCGCGCCGCGTGGTGGTCCGGCGCGCGCGGCGGGGCGCGTGCACTGGATGGAGCTGCTCTTCGACCTGGTCTTCGTCGCCTTCGTGGGCCAGCTGGCGCACGGGATCCACGGTGACCCGGGGTGGCGTGAGATCGCGACCTTCGTCCTGCTGTTCTTCCCGGCGTGGTGGGCCTGGGTGAACATCGTCGCGGTGGTCAACCTCCTGCCCGACCTGACCGCCCGCGGGTTGGGCCTGTCCATGCTCACTGCGATGGCAGCCGCCGGCCTCATGGCTGCTGCTGCACCCGAGGCGCTCGGCGACCGGGCCTGGGCGTTCTCCGTGGCCAACGCCGCCCTGCGCGTGGTCCTGCTCGTGCTGTGGCTCCACAGGCAGCGCCACGCCAGCGGCGCAGCGTCGCGGTGGCGCATCTGGATCTACAACGGCGGGACCGCCGCGCTGTGGCTGGTGGCCGCCCTGCTGCCCCTGGACAGCGCCGTCGTCGTGTGGGCCGTGGCGATCCTCGTCGAGGTGGTCATGGTGGCTGTGAGTGCGCGGCTGCAACCCGAGACCGGGATCGCCGGCATCAACGTCGAGCACGCCGCCGAGCGCCTGGGGCTGTTCGTCGTCATCGTGCTCGGCGAGTCCGTGTTCACGATCGTCATGCAGGTCTCGGCGCTGTGGAGCCCGGGCGCCCGGCTCACGGGCGCGCTGGGCTTCCTCGTGGTGGCCCTGCTGGGCTGGACGTTCTTCCAGTACGGCATCGGCACGCTGAACGAGGGGCTGGAGAGGTTGGCGCGCAGGCGGGACTTCGGCGGCGTCGTGCTGACGGCACTGCTGATGCCCTTCCTGCTCGTGGTGGGCGTCACCGCGATGGCGGGGGCGATCTCGACGGCGATCTCGGCCCCCTTCGACACCCTCCCGATCGGGTCAGGGATCACCCTCGGCGGCGGTCTGGCCCTGTTCTACCTGACGAACGCCGTCGTCTCGCTGCGGTACGGGCAACCGGCCCGCGCGGTGGTGCCGTGGTCGATCCCGGCCGTGGGGCTGAGCCTGGTGCTCGTGCCGGCCAGCGTCGCCGTGCCCGCCGCATCCCTGCTCGCGATGGCGGCGGTGCTCGTCCTCGGGCTCACCGGGTACGTCGAGGTGCGCCGGCACGCAGGCGCCCGCCGGGGGGCATGA
- a CDS encoding catalase — MSTTPATPEPRSDARGALDVSGPSTQINGSPTVSDRNSLSVGSNGPLLLHDTHLVDMLAHFNRENIPERKPHAKGAGAFGRFEVTADVSKYTKAAVFQPGATTRMLARFSTVAGELGSPDTWRDVRGFALRFYTSEGNFDLVGNNTPIFFLRDPLKFPNFIRSQKRLPDSGLRDNTMQWDFWTNNPESAHQVTYLMGDRGLPRSWRNMNGYGSHTYMWVNASGEKFWVKYHFHTQQGVEGITNEAADRIAGEDADFHRRDLFEAIERGEHPTWTLSVQIMPYEDANTYRFNPFDLTKTWPHEDYPLIEVGTMTLDENPVNFFAQIDQAAFAPSNTVPGIGFSPDKMLLGRVFAYADAHRARIGPNFHQLPVNRPAVDQENHYSFDGPMRYEHSGAAPTYMPNSFGRPHADEQGPVDDGWETDGEMVRSAYELHSQDDDFGQPGTLVREVFSDAQRDRLVETVAGSLGGVADPVLSRVYEYWTNIDAEIGRRVKETNEAAHAGDVETGEVLREASS, encoded by the coding sequence ATGTCCACCACTCCCGCCACCCCCGAGCCCAGGTCCGACGCCCGAGGAGCTCTCGACGTCTCCGGCCCCTCGACCCAGATCAACGGCTCCCCCACGGTCAGCGACCGCAACAGCCTCTCCGTGGGGAGCAATGGACCGCTGCTGCTGCACGACACCCACCTCGTCGACATGCTCGCGCACTTCAACCGCGAGAACATCCCCGAGCGGAAGCCGCACGCCAAGGGGGCCGGCGCCTTCGGCCGCTTCGAGGTCACGGCGGACGTCTCGAAGTACACCAAGGCCGCCGTCTTCCAGCCCGGAGCCACGACCCGGATGCTCGCCCGCTTCTCCACCGTCGCCGGCGAGCTCGGCTCCCCCGACACCTGGCGCGACGTACGCGGCTTCGCGCTGCGTTTCTACACCTCCGAGGGCAACTTCGACCTCGTCGGCAACAACACGCCGATCTTCTTCCTCCGGGATCCGCTGAAGTTCCCCAACTTCATCCGCAGCCAGAAGCGCCTGCCCGACAGCGGGCTGCGCGACAACACGATGCAGTGGGACTTCTGGACCAACAACCCCGAGTCCGCCCACCAGGTCACCTACCTCATGGGCGACCGCGGGCTGCCCCGCTCGTGGCGGAACATGAACGGCTACGGCAGCCACACCTACATGTGGGTCAACGCCTCGGGCGAGAAGTTCTGGGTGAAGTACCACTTCCACACCCAGCAGGGCGTGGAAGGCATCACCAACGAGGCGGCCGACCGCATCGCCGGTGAGGACGCCGACTTCCACCGTCGCGACCTCTTCGAGGCCATCGAGCGGGGCGAACACCCGACGTGGACGCTGTCCGTGCAGATCATGCCGTACGAGGACGCGAACACCTACCGGTTCAACCCCTTCGACCTGACGAAGACCTGGCCGCACGAGGACTACCCGCTCATCGAGGTGGGCACGATGACCCTCGACGAGAACCCGGTGAACTTCTTCGCCCAGATCGACCAAGCGGCCTTCGCGCCGAGCAACACCGTCCCGGGGATCGGCTTCTCCCCGGACAAGATGCTCCTGGGACGTGTCTTCGCCTATGCCGACGCCCACCGGGCCCGAATCGGTCCGAACTTCCACCAGCTGCCGGTCAACCGGCCGGCCGTCGATCAGGAGAACCACTACTCCTTCGACGGGCCGATGCGCTACGAGCACTCCGGCGCCGCGCCGACATACATGCCCAACAGCTTCGGCCGCCCGCACGCGGACGAGCAGGGCCCGGTCGACGACGGCTGGGAGACCGACGGCGAGATGGTGCGCTCCGCCTACGAGCTGCATTCGCAGGACGACGACTTCGGTCAGCCGGGAACACTCGTGCGCGAGGTGTTCTCCGACGCCCAGCGCGACCGCCTCGTCGAGACGGTCGCCGGGTCGCTCGGCGGCGTGGCGGACCCGGTCCTGTCCCGGGTCTACGAGTACTGGACCAACATCGATGCCGAGATCGGGCGCCGCGTCAAGGAGACCAATGAGGCAGCCCATGCCGGTGACGTGGAGACCGGCGAGGTGCTGCGCGAGGCCAGCAGCTGA
- a CDS encoding Fur family transcriptional regulator, with protein MSTMIDPDVAAGLLRERSMRVTAPRVAVLRELSAHPHADVDTITRCTRERLGSVSTQAVYDILAALAGIGLVRKFEPAGHPARFEIELGDNHHHLVCRTCGSMTDVECAPGKAPCLDAADDHGFTIDEAEVIYWGICPACAATAVAIP; from the coding sequence ATGAGCACCATGATCGATCCAGACGTCGCCGCCGGGCTGCTGCGTGAGCGCTCCATGCGCGTCACGGCCCCGAGGGTCGCTGTGCTGCGTGAGCTGTCCGCGCACCCGCACGCCGACGTCGACACGATCACCCGGTGCACACGTGAGCGACTCGGGTCCGTGAGCACCCAGGCCGTCTACGACATCCTCGCGGCCCTGGCCGGGATCGGTCTCGTGCGCAAGTTCGAGCCGGCCGGCCACCCGGCCCGGTTCGAGATCGAGCTCGGCGACAACCACCACCACCTCGTCTGCCGCACCTGCGGGTCGATGACCGACGTCGAGTGCGCGCCGGGCAAGGCCCCGTGCCTCGACGCCGCAGACGACCACGGCTTCACCATCGACGAGGCCGAGGTCATCTACTGGGGCATCTGCCCCGCCTGCGCCGCGACCGCGGTCGCCATACCCTGA